A segment of the Populus alba chromosome 9, ASM523922v2, whole genome shotgun sequence genome:
AAAAAACAGAGTTCACAGCTCATATATGTACACCATCCTGCCAAAAACAGAGTTCACATGTcatatttttcatctttcaacataaaTACATTCATTCACATGTATGCATGTGCTGTAAAAGTAGCAATATAATGTTACTTTTACAGCTCATATATGTACACCATCCTGCAAAAAACAGAGTTCACAGCTCATATATGTACACCATCCTGCCAAAAACAGAGTTCACATCTCATATATGTACACCATCCTGCCATTCATTTCCAATAAAAACAGAGTTCCAAGTTTCTGAAGCAATAGGACGACcaacaacaaagaaaagtaaaaaacagcATCAACATTTGTCCCATCACCTCACagcaacaatgaaaaaaaacacaaacagtaACTGCAAAAGGGGTTGCTTTTTCAGACCTCACAAGATCACAGTAGCTAGCAAATGGAAACAATTACAGCCAATTAAAAATTCACCTACAACATGTCAAGCTCACAGTAGCTaaccaattgaaaaaattcCAGTAAATGAAAGAAACACGGCAGCATGTATTATCAAACCTCATGgcagcaaagaaaaaagaattaacagTAAAGGTAAACAATGTAGCAAATGTCATCTTCTTATCTCAACCCTCTCTCCATCTCATACAAAGCTTATCTCCTGGTTTCTACATGCATGCCTAATGTTTCCAGAGTTAGATGTATTCCTAATCCACACAGGACATACATGAGCACCTAGCTAGCTacctaatggaaaaaaaaatacagccaAGGATGGAATGACCAGCAGCATGTCAATCTCACAGTAGCTaaccaattgaaaaaattaaagctaaGGAAAGAAACACAGCAGCATGTAGTATTATTCCCAGCAGACCTCACGgcagcaaataaaaatatacagttAACAAAACAGTTAAGGTAATTTTGAACAACCATTTCATGTAAATTAACAAGCAATTCCATTAAAGGGTCAACCATTGAACATTGTAATTCGTAGATAAAATACAACATtacaaccaccaatttctcatACAAGTTTGTTTACTCCCGCAAAgcagtttaataaatataacagTACATAAATTACCGCAAACGCATATGCTCATATGCCTTAAAATCAAATGTGGAATAATACAATGCCTCGAACAAACTTCGGCAAATGGAAACAACTCTTTTAAAAACCGTCATCCCATTACcctgcaacaaaaaaataaacatgtataaatatcGTAAGCACTTGAACATACTTTAATTGATTAACAGTTAAGCTACTTAAATCATACCATGTCAGCTAAGCACGTTTAGTTCGTGCATACATTCGCTGCAACCATCTTAACTTTTGTTGCTTATCGCCCATACTGGCCcacatttctcttttccttcttgaAATGAGAAACTCCGTAGCGAAGTCGTGGAAGTCATCTTCAATTGAAACTCCAGGAATTGAGTGCAGCTCAGCTATCACCTCGGGGATGCTACAGCCTTCGCGATCCAAATTAATCGACGTCGAATCACTCTTAGTCGACATACTCTCAAGAAGATGATTGCACCTTGTCATCAGCTGAACACCAATTCcagatgttttcttctttctacaTCGCACATCGGCATGATCtcgtccttttcttttgccgctGCTTTTTGTATTGCTGCTGGTTGACATATTTATCTCTCCAACCATTCGAGCCATGTCAGTCTGGAAATCTGGATTGACATCTTCCTCCGAATCACCGCTGCCCTCTTCCAAACCATCATCAACAATGTCGGCATTGCTTGTACCAGGATCAACACCACTGCCGGCAGGTACACCTGATGAAGGAGCCCATGCAAACGCTCCAGTTGCGACAATGTTGGAATACATTCGGtcaaatttattcttcaaaGATGGCTCAATACCGACATGTCTGAATTTTTTGGCTCCTCTAATTTCCTGcgtataaattaaatcaagtaatGAAGGATCAATACTAGTAAAATTTTAGGGCTGGAATttgacaataataaaagaaattattaggaTGACAAGGAATGtacctgaattttttgtttccaCCACTCATCGCTAGCTGCAATTGTGCCTATTTCACTATTCCAACCAACACCGGTTTCTGAAACCAGCTTATTCCATATCCTCCAATCCTTTTTGCATccatcccatttgtttttcaattgtgttttaGTGAATGCATGCCCagtttgttctttgaatgatgTTATAAGAAATTTCCACCCCGTTTTATCGAAATGAGTATTAGGTCTCATTCCCATATCAATTGCCTTAATGCATATATCACAAAATATATGCAACATGTCTTTTGTCCAAGCAGCCTTATCAAAAGATTCAAGACCTTCCATGATATCTTttaacacattttaaaaaaatttgaaatcaataaatgatatcaaataaatagtggCACATACATAAACCGTTgattataacaataatataacagTAAATGTTCAGCACATACATGTATTTGAATGGGAATGTTCACGTTCATTTGTAATGAAATGTTAATTGCAACCCATTCATTTTGAACTGCTCAGAAAACTCAGTTTCAGCcatgataaaaaatttgaattatcaagCAACACTTCATTGCCATCATGCTGTTTGGAAGACAAAAACagagggaaaaaacaaatagaacagAATATATTTGCTACAGTACATAAACAAAGAACAACAGACAAGCAGTATATAGAAGCAATTAAATTTtgctaaattcaaaacaattgatGAAGGCACAGTAAACAGAAGACAATCAACAACAGCTATGAAATTTGTCAATTGCAGAACACACGGTAATTGATCATGCAGGTACAAAGACATgcaatttttcatctaaaaaaatgaaaatgaagatggaGATAGGGCAGGAACTTACATCAGTCTATAGGTGTCCAGACCAGTGCAGCTCTGCAACTTTGTACTACAAACAGATACACAATGGAGACCCAGAagataaattagattttgagcGACGATTACTACAAAATTGACATGGTATATCAACACAGTACACAAAAGCATCACAAAAATGAAGGTTTTCAATTCCATAATAGTTTTTGGAAGTAGTTCCGAAGAGACAGAACACATTTTTTCATGAATGGAGAATCGAAACATTTGTAAGTCCTTTATTCTCCATTCATGAAATAGTCCTTTATTCTCCATTCATGAAATAAACTTGCATGGACTGTGAGCAGTAAAGATAAATTTGTAATCGAAACATTTATGCTGCATGGCACTAGAGAATTGATAAACAAAGACAGATTCCT
Coding sequences within it:
- the LOC118035276 gene encoding uncharacterized protein, whose protein sequence is MEGLESFDKAAWTKDMLHIFCDICIKAIDMGMRPNTHFDKTGWKFLITSFKEQTGHAFTKTQLKNKWDGCKKDWRIWNKLVSETGVGWNSEIGTIAASDEWWKQKIQEIRGAKKFRHVGIEPSLKNKFDRMYSNIVATGAFAWAPSSGVPAGSGVDPGTSNADIVDDGLEEGSGDSEEDVNPDFQTDMARMVGEINMSTSSNTKSSGKRKGRDHADVRCRKKKTSGIGVQLMTRCNHLLESMSTKSDSTSINLDREGCSIPEVIAELHSIPGVSIEDDFHDFATEFLISRRKREMWASMGDKQQKLRWLQRMYARTKRA